The genomic region CCAGCAGCACCAGCCCGGCGAGCATCATCACCACACCGCGGTGCTGCACGAGCCGCGGATCCAGCTTCGCGCCAAGTCGGAGCAGGCAGACCACCAGCACCGGACCCGTGGTCATCCCGAAGAGCCCGCAGACCACGGCAGCGGACATGGTGTACTCCTCGATCAAGTAGTGCCGCCGCTCCGGCGGCACCTGCGCGGTGGCGAACGGCTGGTGCGACCTGATGACCGGACATGGTCTGCCTCCTCGGGTCTTGTAGTTAACGCAGCTCGTGGCACTTGGCGCCCGTCCTGCGGAGCCGCTCAGCAGACGCCCAGCCGCCACCTGATCCGGCCAGCTCACGTACTGCGAAGTCGTAGTGATTCGAGGTGTTGACCACGACCGTCGGGGCTGCCCACACGACACTGCCTCGGGGGAAGTATCGAATGTGAGATTCATAGAAGGTGTACTGCGAATGACCGTATGCGCCAGTCCCAGCCGGGGCCGTGTACTCGCACACGACAGCCTGCGTTGACGTTGGCTGGCGCACTTCGGCTGACGCGGGCGGTCCCGTCAGACCGACCGCCGACAACAGACTGGTCAGGGCAATGGCTCCTGGGAAAACAAGTTGCGTCTTCATGAGTGATCAACCTCCTGCCATGTGACCCTCGTTGGGTACGCCTCCTGTTTAGTCGACTGGTACCGACGGACCGCAAGGTACGTACGACCGGACACTTGTGCCCGTATCGAGCAAATACCCGAAAGGGGGACCGCAGTCGAACAAGACCTTTCTTACGGGCAGAAGTGTCCGGTCATACACACCTTGCTGTCCGGTGCCCTCGTGCTGGTATCAGATAGAAGACCAATTCATGGAGGAGAGATCATGTGGCTAACTCGTCGCGACTCGCTTTGTTTCAGGGGAGCGATCGCCGCAGGCGCGGTGATGGTGGCGTCCAGCTGCGGCGCGGTGAAGCAACCGGCAGGAGACAGTGCACTGCCAAGCGAACCGTTGTCCAGCACGCAGACGTCCATCGGAATGCCGACTTCGACAGCTGCTGTCGATGACACCGATGCGGTTCGGGCCGCTCTGGATGCCTATCAAGGCATGTGGCATCAGCTCACTATCGCCGCAGCGAGCAGTAATCACCAGGTCAACGCGTTGGCCAGCCATGCGTCCGGTCAGGCGCTGACGGCGCTGCGCGGGATGATGTACGACGACTCGATGGCTGGCCTGGTCACCCTGGGGCAGCCGAGGCTGTCGCCGAGGGTGGCCGCCGTTCGGATTCCGGAAGTGCCCATCGAAGCCGACATAGTCGATTGCGTCGACACGACTTCGTGGCGCAAGTACAAGGCGCGAGGTGGCGCGGCTGAGGACCGCCCTGTTGGGCGGCGAAAGACCTCCGCAGTCGTGCGCAACACCGACGGTGAGTGGAAAGTGACAAAGGTGATCATCGGTGAAGTCGGTTCTTGCTGAATGCCTTGCTCGTATCGTTACGCCTTGCGTTTCTGGGACCAGTCGTCGTACGACCTCAAGGCGAGCAGTACGCCGGCCGCCTTGCCAGTGGACCGATAAGTCACCGTACGCGGAAACCCACACTTCTCCTCGCGGGTAATGAGTCCTCCTTTCGCCATGGCCATCAGGGTGCGGTTGTACACCTTGTCGTGAAGCGCTCTACCAGATTTCAAGCCGCTGTCGCGAACCTGAGCGCGCAGGGCAGTCCACGTTTTCGGGCCCTCATCCAGGGCTACAAGCACCTGCACCGCCCACTCCATGTGTGTAACGCGAAGCGCCTCCTGTGCTTCGCCCCAGTTGATGTCGTTGGAAACCATGTTTCTCCCCGTCCTGAAGCCTGGAACCAGTCGCCGCGCTACCAGTCCCGGCTTCCCTTCCCCGAACGCACACCCGAGTCCGCCCCCGCCGACCCGAGCCCGTCACACGATCTCGAATCCACCCCCCGTCAAGGGGCCGAGGAACACCACGCACTCCCGATCCTGATCCGCTCCCTTCGCCTCAAGCAGTGCGGCGTCCGCGTGTCGAAGCGCCGCGTCTATGGAGATAACGCACCCGTCCGACGTTGGTCGGAACGCCGCCGCGCCGATGGCCGCCGTGACCGAGATGCCGACCGTGATGTCCTCCCGCGCGTCAGGCGCGAGGATGGCCGTGTCTCGCACCGCACGGGCGATTCTGCGGGTGACCTGGATCGCTTCGTGCGCATCGGCCACCACGCAGAGCGCGACGAACTCGTCACCGCCGTAACGGACAAGTAGATCTCCCGGTCGCATCACCGTTCGCAGGCAGTCCGCAACCATCCGCAGCACGACGTCGCCGGCGAGGTGACCGTGGGTGTCATTGATCGTCTTGAACTCGTCGATGTCGAGCATCAGGAGGACGAGCGCGCCACCGCGTGTGGCCGTCTCTCGGAGGAGTCGCGGCGCCGCTTCCTCCCAGCCCCACCGGTCAGGAAGGCGGGTCAGGTGGTCGAGACGGGGCGCGTTCACGGGCTGCCCGCACCTGTCGCAGTGCGATCCATTTCCCGGTGTCGCCGAGTCGGGCTGTTCCTGAGTGCTCCGGGGAAGTGGAGTTCGATCTCCAGCGCGATCGTCACCAGCTTCGGCCGCAGAAACATCCCAACCGGCTGCCGTTGCCGCTCGTGTAGCACGCACCGCTATCACTCCCGAAACTCATCTGAGTAAATGATCTTCATATCTGCGCAGATGTCGAGACTGGCAGCATAGGCACAGTCTGGAGAGCTTGTACTCAAGTAGACCCGATCGGGGTATCGCCCCCGAAGAAGTACAAGCGTTTGATGTGAGGTGGGCCAGGGGGCGACGGCTCGGGAGGTGACGTCGTGGTCGAGAACGGTATTCGCTCGTTCCCGGCTGTCCTGCAACAGCTCTGCGCTAACACCGATGGTCAGCCGATGTCCAACGTCAAGTTGGCCCAGGCGATCGGGGTCAGCCACAGCTATATCGCCCAGCTACGTCGGGGAACCCGCGAGCCGACGCTGGCCACGGTTGAGGCGCTGGCGGAGTTCCTCAACGTCCACCCGGCCTACTTCGTCGGCGGGCGGCGCGATCGGGCACCGCGGAGCTTGTCGCAACGGTCCTTCCGCGAGAAGCTGAACACCCTTTTCGACTTGGCCCGTCACCCGGAGAAGAACGAACTCACCCTGGACGCGGCAGTCGCGGCGGTCCGTGAGCGGGGCAAGGAACGGGGCGACACCAACTGGACGATCTCCCCGAGCACGATCATCGATCTGCGCAGCGGCAAGAACACCAACCCCCGCCTGCGGCACGTGATCATGCTTGCCGAGGTTTTCCACTCTCCGCCGGCCTACTTCCTCGACGAGGAGCTGGCCGAGCAGATGGACAGCCAGCTGAGGTTCCACCGCACCATGGCCGAGCTGGGCATCGAGAAGGTCGTCACTCGCGCGCCCGAACTTACCGAAGAGGTTCGCGACTCGCTCGTGCGGACGCTGGTCAAGGCGCTCAAACCCGAGGCCGCTGACGCGGTAGAAGAAGCCCTGACCCGTTCCGCGCGGGCTCCGGAGACACCTGACGGACAACCATCTGGCGGCACGGCACATGGCGGTGTGACGTGAACCAGGAGACGCTCCACAAGGCGGGACCATGAACCGTAAACAGCTGAAAGACCTTCGCCGGGAACTGATCCGGGAGCTGAACCTCGACCGTTCGGCGAGCACAGCCTCGGTCTGCCTTCGGCTGTGCGATGTCGTGGGCAACCGGCTTCGTCAGCCCATCCACCTGTACTTCGACGACCTGAGCGCGCGCGGGCTCAGCGGCTACTGGGCCCAGGACACCGCTGGCAGCAACTTCATCTTCGTCACCACCGCCCGGAGCTGGCCGCACCGGCTGCTCATCCTGCTGCACGAGCTGGCCCACATGATCTGCGGCCATGAGCCGGGACGGATCACGGAGGAGGAGGGCAGCACGCTGTTCACCCCCGACCTCTCCCCGGGCCTGCTCAGGATGCTCGCCCGCCGGACCACGTTGACCGCCGCGGACGAACAGGAAGCCGAACAGGTCGCCGGCGCGTTGATGCAGGACCTCCTCGCCGTGGCCGGGCAACAGCAGGTCGACCCGTTCCAGGTCGCCGACGACGACGCCGCCACCCGGGTCTGGTACTCGCTCGGGTTCGCCGCGAACCGGAGCTAAGATGATCTTCTATATCTTCTACTTCCTTTGCGCCATAGGCACTTTGGCGCTGGTCGCGCACAAGTACCGGTCGTGGCGAGCGGCCCCGGCGGCGCAGCGCCCGGCGATTCTTCCGCTGTGTACCTCGGGTATCTGCGTCGCCATTGGCTTCCTGGTCGCGGTGCCCCTGATTGGCGTGAACCTCAACAAGCTCACCGGGATTCCCAGCCTGTCGGTCATCGTCATGGGCGTGGTCACCATGGGCTGGGTCGGCTCCGGCCAGGTCATGTTGCTGTACTGGCGGTACTCCCCCGCGCGGGCCTGGCGCAGCGCCCGCTGGATCCTCTCGATCTACGGCGCCATCGCGGTGACCCAGGTGGTGTTGTTCGTGCTCGGCGGCCCGCCGGCCGACCTGCACCTGGAGTTCCTCGTCACCTATCCGGCCGCGCCGTTCTTCGGTGAGCAGATGGCGCTGCACTTCCTGGCCTACACCGTCGGCATGGCCAACATCGCGTACATGTGCTGGCGGTGGACGGCCGAGCCGACCACCGCCGGGCGAGCGTGGTTGCGCCGCGGGCTGCGCATCACCGCGGTGGGCATCCTGTTCGGCGTGGCCTACGGCACGGTGACCTTCATCGCGATCATCGCCACCTGGTTCGACCAGGACCTGAGCCTGCTCAGCACCCATGTCGGCCCCTCCTTGAACATCCTGTCCGCGCCACTGGTGATCATGGGCATGTCCATCCCGGTGTGGGGACCGAAGCTGCCCATCTCCGTGCAGAAGTTCGCCGACTACCCCGACGCGGTGCGCGACCACCGGCGGCTGCTTCCGTTGTGGCGGGCGCTCCAGCCAGTCGACCCCGAGCTGGTCCACCAGCAGCACCACCTCGGCAGCCGGTTCCAGGCCAGCAGCCGCCTGTTCTGGCGCGTGATCGAGATCAACGACTGGCTGCAACTGCTGGAGCCCTACCGCTCGGCCCGGGCTGCCGCTGCCATCGCCGATCGCATTCGCGAGGCCGACCTCACCGACGCCCAAGCACAGGCCTACCAGGAAGCAGCCGAGATCAAGGCTGCCCTGGCCGCCTACGAACGCGGCGAACGCAGCGCCGATGTCACGACCGTGCCGGAACACGGCGCGGCGGAGCAGGCCCACCACGCGTTCGCGGCCGAACGCGCCCGCCTGACCAGCATCGCAGCGGCCTTCCGCGACCCCGGCCTGAACAACCTGGCCGCGGCCAGCACCGCCCCGGTGGCGAGCACCTCGGATCACGCAGCGGCCACGCCCCGCTGACCCACCTCGAAGGGACCGCAATGCCGACACCTCGGATCCGCAACGCCCTCGTGCTCGGCGGCGGCTTCGCCGGAACCCTCGCCGCGTACGTGCTCTCCCCGGTCGCCGACACCGTCACCGTCGTCGACCGCGACCGCTTCGCCGATGAACCCACCGACCGCAAAGGCACCCCGCACGCACGCCACACCCACGCCCTGGTCTCCGGTGGCGCGCGCGCTCTGGATGACCTCATGCCCGGCCTGATCGACTCGCTGCTTGCCAAGGGCGCACAGCGGATCGGCCTGCCCGACCGCTACCTGGCCCTGACCCCCTACGGCTGGTTTCACCGCCGTCCCGGCACCCAGTACATCATCGGCAGCAGCAGGCGCTTGCTCGAATGGACCATCCGATCCCGGCTGCCCCACGGCGACCAGCTCCGCTTCATCGAGGCCACCGACGTCCTCGGCCTGACCGGCAGCTCGACCGCGGTCACCGGCGCCCGGTGCCGGGACCGCGCCACCGGTGAGGTCATCGAGCTGTCCGCGGACTTCGTGGTCGACACGACCGGCCGCAGCTCCCAGGCCCTCGACTGGCTGACCGAACTCGGCCTTCCCCCGGTACACCAAGTGACCGTGGATCCCGGCATCTTCTACACCACCAGGATCTTCCGCGCCCCTGACGAGGCCACGCAGGACTTCCCGGCGGTCAACATCCAGGCCAACCCGGCGCTGACCACTCGATCCCGCCGCTCCGGCGTGCTCATCCCGATCGAGGACGGGCAGTGGACCGTCACCCTCTCCGGCGCCCCCGGCTCCCAGCCCACCCTGGACGAGGAAGGCCAGCGCGCTTTCGCCGCCAGTCTGCCGGACCCCACCATCGCCAAGCTGATCGCCGCGGCCGAACCCCTCGGTCCGGCCTTCGGCTTCCGTGCGCACGCGAACCGGCGCCGCTACTTCGAGCGCCTGCCGCAGTGGCCACGCGGCCTGGTCGTCTTGGGCGATGCCTACGCCACCTTCAACCCGGTCTACGGGCACGGCCTCACCGTCGCCGCCCGCGCCGCCATCGCCCTCCGCGACGGACTGGCCCAGCACGGTGCCGACGGCACCCAGCAGATCCAGCAGTCGATCGCCGCTGCGGCTGACGACGCTTGGACGATGGCCACCACCCAGGACCTCCGCTTCCCGCAGACCGACTGCCCGCGTCCCGGTCGAGCCGCCCGGCTCCAGTACGCGTTCCAGGACTGGCTCGGCCGCAAGGCCATGAACAACCCCACGATCGCCGAGGCGCAAATCGACGTGTTCACCTTGTCCGCGCCGGCGACCAACCTGCTGCGACCCAGCATCCTGCTCAAAGCGCTCCGGACCCCGCACAAGGACGGCCTGAACACGCCGCCGTTCAGCAACGAGGAACTCCGCGTCCTGGAACCGACGCCGAGCTGATCTGGACGCTCGTTCCTGGCGGGGACGCTGGTCCACCAGGGGGGATGAGGCGGACCAGCGTTCCCCTAGTGGGCCCATCAGGGGGAGGGACAGGCCCATGGCCGTCGAGGGTAGTCGCGACTTCCCCGTTGCCTCACTCGAAAATCGCGGCGCCACCCGGCCGGGTGAACGCCGCGCTCAGCGCTCTGGACAGGCGATGACGCGGACGTCGGGTCCGCTCATGTCGACCCGGACGACTTCCAGGCGCACGATGTCGGCCATGGTGGTGATGCCCGCGTCGCCGAGATCGGGCTTCCCCGTATCCAGCAGCGTGGGCGTCCTGGCCATCCAGAGCGACGTTGCCACAGCCGATCTCCGCTGCACCAGCATCGTCCCCGTGCCCAGGCAGGCTCGCCGGTCCTCGCCAAACGCTGCTGAACCGGATCAACTGGACCACGACCGGGCGTGTCGCAGTCGCTGCGGCACAGTTCGACGTGTGCACCCTCATGGCGTCCCCGAGCCCACTCCTGTCGCCTTGGGTGTTGTTCGGCGCACTGTTGGGACCCGGTGCACCTTGCCCCGGCCGACCCACCCGTCACCGATCCTGCACGCCGGTCCTCTCCGCCCCGCCGAACAGCCAGCCGGCATCTAGATTGTGCCCATGCCGTTGCCGGACCTCCGCCTGCCGTCGCCCCTCGTCGAACTAACTGATGAGCGTGCCCAACGTCGTGGAGTTGCGGTGTACCTCAAGCGCGATGACCTCATCCATCCCGAACTCCGCGGCAACAAGTGGCGCAAGCTGCAGCACAACATCACCGCCGCAAAGGAACAGGGCTTCACACAGCTGCTCACTTTCGGCGGGGCCTACTCCAACCACGTCCCCGCGACCGCCTCCGCGGGTAGGCACTTCGGGTTCGCGACCGTCGGCGTGATCCGCGGTGAGGAACACCTGCCGCTCAACGACAATCTGGCGCTCGCCGTAAGCCGAGGCATGACCCTCAGCTACCTTGACCGCCAGACCTACCGCAGCAAGACCGAGCCAAAGGTTCTCCAGCGCCTGCACGAGGAGTTCGGCGACTTCTACTACCTGCCAGAGGGCGGCAGCAACGCCTTGGCACTGAAGGGCTGCGCCGAGTTGCCAACCGAGATCACCGTCCCCTTCGACGTCATCTGCTGTGCGGTTGGCACCGGCGGCACCCTGGCCGGAATCGCCCACGGCCTGCGGAAGGAACAGTGCGCCATCGGCTTCGCGGCCCTCAAGGGCGGCGACTTCCTCAACGCCGAGGTGGACCAGCTGCAACGCGACGCCTTCGGCGCGGCCAGTGGCAACTGGCACATCGAGACCGAGTTCCACTTCGGTGGTTTCGCCAAACGCAAACCCGAGCTGGATGACTTCATCGCCGACTTCCAGGCCCGCCAC from Crossiella sp. CA-258035 harbors:
- a CDS encoding GGDEF domain-containing protein, with translation MNAPRLDHLTRLPDRWGWEEAAPRLLRETATRGGALVLLMLDIDEFKTINDTHGHLAGDVVLRMVADCLRTVMRPGDLLVRYGGDEFVALCVVADAHEAIQVTRRIARAVRDTAILAPDAREDITVGISVTAAIGAAAFRPTSDGCVISIDAALRHADAALLEAKGADQDRECVVFLGPLTGGGFEIV
- a CDS encoding MAB_1171c family putative transporter, with the translated sequence MIFYIFYFLCAIGTLALVAHKYRSWRAAPAAQRPAILPLCTSGICVAIGFLVAVPLIGVNLNKLTGIPSLSVIVMGVVTMGWVGSGQVMLLYWRYSPARAWRSARWILSIYGAIAVTQVVLFVLGGPPADLHLEFLVTYPAAPFFGEQMALHFLAYTVGMANIAYMCWRWTAEPTTAGRAWLRRGLRITAVGILFGVAYGTVTFIAIIATWFDQDLSLLSTHVGPSLNILSAPLVIMGMSIPVWGPKLPISVQKFADYPDAVRDHRRLLPLWRALQPVDPELVHQQHHLGSRFQASSRLFWRVIEINDWLQLLEPYRSARAAAAIADRIREADLTDAQAQAYQEAAEIKAALAAYERGERSADVTTVPEHGAAEQAHHAFAAERARLTSIAAAFRDPGLNNLAAASTAPVASTSDHAAATPR
- a CDS encoding pyridoxal-phosphate dependent enzyme → MPLPDLRLPSPLVELTDERAQRRGVAVYLKRDDLIHPELRGNKWRKLQHNITAAKEQGFTQLLTFGGAYSNHVPATASAGRHFGFATVGVIRGEEHLPLNDNLALAVSRGMTLSYLDRQTYRSKTEPKVLQRLHEEFGDFYYLPEGGSNALALKGCAELPTEITVPFDVICCAVGTGGTLAGIAHGLRKEQCAIGFAALKGGDFLNAEVDQLQRDAFGAASGNWHIETEFHFGGFAKRKPELDDFIADFQARHGIQLDWVYVAKMLYGVFALIDRGRFEPGTRLIAVISG
- a CDS encoding enterotoxin — translated: MPTPRIRNALVLGGGFAGTLAAYVLSPVADTVTVVDRDRFADEPTDRKGTPHARHTHALVSGGARALDDLMPGLIDSLLAKGAQRIGLPDRYLALTPYGWFHRRPGTQYIIGSSRRLLEWTIRSRLPHGDQLRFIEATDVLGLTGSSTAVTGARCRDRATGEVIELSADFVVDTTGRSSQALDWLTELGLPPVHQVTVDPGIFYTTRIFRAPDEATQDFPAVNIQANPALTTRSRRSGVLIPIEDGQWTVTLSGAPGSQPTLDEEGQRAFAASLPDPTIAKLIAAAEPLGPAFGFRAHANRRRYFERLPQWPRGLVVLGDAYATFNPVYGHGLTVAARAAIALRDGLAQHGADGTQQIQQSIAAAADDAWTMATTQDLRFPQTDCPRPGRAARLQYAFQDWLGRKAMNNPTIAEAQIDVFTLSAPATNLLRPSILLKALRTPHKDGLNTPPFSNEELRVLEPTPS
- a CDS encoding helix-turn-helix transcriptional regulator translates to MVENGIRSFPAVLQQLCANTDGQPMSNVKLAQAIGVSHSYIAQLRRGTREPTLATVEALAEFLNVHPAYFVGGRRDRAPRSLSQRSFREKLNTLFDLARHPEKNELTLDAAVAAVRERGKERGDTNWTISPSTIIDLRSGKNTNPRLRHVIMLAEVFHSPPAYFLDEELAEQMDSQLRFHRTMAELGIEKVVTRAPELTEEVRDSLVRTLVKALKPEAADAVEEALTRSARAPETPDGQPSGGTAHGGVT